TGGCTGGCCAAGGAGCTCAAGGCCACCGCGACCGAGACCATGCAGTCGCCGCTGAGACGGCGTACCAGCAAACGCTGCGACAACAGCCGCGTGCGCGAAACCGGCTACGAATTCCGCTACCCCAGCTTTCGCGAAGGCTACGCCCAGATTCTCAAGGAAGGCGGCTTTTTGACCTCCAAAAGCGCCTGATCCCCGTGCCTGTTGACGAAAAAAGCGAGCCCAAAGGCTCGCTTTTTTATGTCCATTCAGCCGCTTAGTCGCCGATGACCATGACCGCTTCCGCTTCGACCTGGCTGCCCTTGGGCAGCGCGCGCACGCCCACCGCGGCGCGGGCCGGGAACGGCGCCTTGAAGAACTCTTCCATCACGCGATTGACGATGGCGAAGTTGTCCAGATCCACGAGATAAAGATTGAGCTTGACGATATCGGAAAGCGACCCGGCGGCCTCTTCGCACACCGCCTGCAGGTTGGTGAAGACCTGGCGGGCCTGGGCTTCGATGTCACCAGAGACGATCTCCATCGAGCTTGGGTCGAGCGGAATCTGACCGGAGAGATAGACCGTGTTGCCCGCCTTGATCGCCTGGGAGTACGGGCCAATGGCAGCCGGTGCCTTTTCGGTGTTGATAACGGCTTTATTGCTCATAATTATGCTGCTCCTGTAATCAAAAAATCCCGCGCGCCCCGGGGCTACCAGGGGCGGCTTACTTAGGGAAGGCTTAGTTGGCCGTTCGAGTTATTTTGCTGACGCTTGGCAGGTTGCGAATGCGTTTCATGATACGCGCGAGGTGCACACGGCCCTTGACCGAGAGGGTCAGGTTCACCGTCGAGAGTTTGGCGTCGCGCTCCTCGATGCCGATCCGCTCGATATTGGCATCGGCGTCGGTGACCAGGCCCGCGAGCTCGGCCACCAGCCCCCGGCGGCTTTCGATCTCGATACGCAGCGCCACCGGGAAGTCCTCGTCGATATTCTCCGACCACTGCAGTGTGAAGAGCTTTTCCGGGTCGCTTTTCAAATCCACCAGGTTTCGGCACTCGTCGCGGTGCACGACGATGCCCTTGCCCACCGACAAATGCCCCACGACCGCATCACCGGGTAGCGGGTGGCAGCAGCGGGCAAAACTCAACACCATGCCTTCGCTGCCGCTGATCACCACCGCGTTATCGCTGTTCTCCAGCCGGTTGATCTCGCGATTCTCGCCCTGGGCGGTATCCGCCAGCCGCCGGGCCGCCACGTAAGCCATGCGATTACCCAGCCCCACCGACTCGAGCAGGGTGTCCAGCGAGGAGACGTCGAGCTCCTTGAGCGCCTTGGTGAAGACCCGCTCGTCGAGCTCCTCGAGGCTCGTCTCATATGAGGCCAGCGCCTTGTTGAGCAGCCGCCGTCCGAGCATGATCGCCTCGGACTGCTGCTGATGCTTCAGGGCGTGGCGAATCGCCGAGCGCGCCTTGGCGGTGGTGACGAAATTGAGCCACGAAAGATTAGGCCGCGCGCCGGGGGCGGTGATGATCTCGAGCGTCTGGCCGCTTTCCAGTCGCGTGGAGAGCGGCGCCAAGTGGCGGTCGATGCGACAGGCGATACAGTTGTTGCCGATATCGGTATGCACGCTGTAGGCGAAGTCGATCACCGTGGCGCCCTGGGGCAGCTCCATGATGTCGCCCTTGGGCGTGAACACGTAGATGTCGTCGGGGAACAGGTCATTCTTGACGTGCTCGATGAACTCCAGCGAGTCGCCGGCGTGGCGCTGCATCTCGAGTAAGCCCTTGACCCAGGCCCGTGCCCGGGCGTGGCTGCCCTCGGCGATCGGATGCTCGGTCTGGCCGGCCTTGTAGAGCCAGTGAGCGGCGATGCCGTTGTTGGCCATCGCTTCCATCTCGCGGGTGCGAATCTGCACCTCGATCGGCATACCGCGCTGACCAAAGAGCGTGGTGTGCAGGCTCTGGTAGCCGTTCGCCTTGGGAATGGCGATGTAATCCTTGAAGCGCCCGGGCACCGGCTTGAAGAGGTTGTGCACCACGCCGAGTATCCGGTAGCAGCTCGCCACATCGTCGGTGATGATG
The window above is part of the Halomonas sp. GD1P12 genome. Proteins encoded here:
- a CDS encoding RelA/SpoT family protein, with amino-acid sequence MFTIDDLADRLGGYLPSDEIQQVKRAFYYAEQAHDGQRRRSGEPYVTHPLAVANILANMHMDHQSLMAAMLHDVIEDTGVSKKALGEQFGQPVAELVDGVSKLTQITFEDKAVAQAENFQKMVLAMSRDIRVIIVKLADRLHNMRTLGALRPDKKRRIARETLEIYARVAGRLGINTIRIELEDLSFQAIHPMRAERIKRAVASARGNRRSAMRQIQSSLQQSLDDEELKGTVIGRQKHLLSIYKKMRDQRKPFAEIMDVFGFRIITDDVASCYRILGVVHNLFKPVPGRFKDYIAIPKANGYQSLHTTLFGQRGMPIEVQIRTREMEAMANNGIAAHWLYKAGQTEHPIAEGSHARARAWVKGLLEMQRHAGDSLEFIEHVKNDLFPDDIYVFTPKGDIMELPQGATVIDFAYSVHTDIGNNCIACRIDRHLAPLSTRLESGQTLEIITAPGARPNLSWLNFVTTAKARSAIRHALKHQQQSEAIMLGRRLLNKALASYETSLEELDERVFTKALKELDVSSLDTLLESVGLGNRMAYVAARRLADTAQGENREINRLENSDNAVVISGSEGMVLSFARCCHPLPGDAVVGHLSVGKGIVVHRDECRNLVDLKSDPEKLFTLQWSENIDEDFPVALRIEIESRRGLVAELAGLVTDADANIERIGIEERDAKLSTVNLTLSVKGRVHLARIMKRIRNLPSVSKITRTAN
- a CDS encoding RidA family protein, with amino-acid sequence MSNKAVINTEKAPAAIGPYSQAIKAGNTVYLSGQIPLDPSSMEIVSGDIEAQARQVFTNLQAVCEEAAGSLSDIVKLNLYLVDLDNFAIVNRVMEEFFKAPFPARAAVGVRALPKGSQVEAEAVMVIGD